From the Prunus dulcis chromosome 4, ALMONDv2, whole genome shotgun sequence genome, one window contains:
- the LOC117624933 gene encoding protein TIFY 5B encodes MRRNCNLELQLLHPSYETHKKQQEQEQHEEQQQKQQQMMTIFYNGAMCARDVTELQARSILFLANREMEERVKSPFTPSGSELSSPTVMSPLCSPVAGMSMKRSLQRFLQKRKHRVQATSPYHH; translated from the exons ATGAGGAGAAACTGCAACCTGGAGCTTCAGCTTCTTCATCCTTCTTATGAAACccataaaaaacaacaagagcaaGAACAACACGAAGAACAGCAGCAAAAGCAGCAGCAGATGAtgactattttttataatggAGCGATGTGCGCTCGTGATGTTACAGAGCTTCAG GCTAGAAGCATCCTTTTTCTTGCAAACAGAGAAATGGAGGAAAGGGTAAAGAGTCCATTTACTCCAAGTGGATCAGAACTATCTTCACCAACTGTGATGTCTCCACTGTGTAGCCCTGTTGCTGGCATGTCTATGAAGAGATCACTCCAGAGGTTTTTGCAGAAGAGGAAGCATAGGGTTCAAGCAACATCTCCATACCATCACTAG